A portion of the Mesobacillus boroniphilus genome contains these proteins:
- a CDS encoding PTS mannitol transporter subunit IICB, with protein sequence MNESVNNKQDVKVRIQKFGSYLSGMVMPNIGAFIAWGLITALFIPTGWLPNEDLAKLVGPMITFLLPLLIGFTGGKMIYDVRGGVVGATATMGVIVGTDIPMFLGAMIMGPIGGWVIKKFDQAIHGKVKSGFEMLVNNFSAGIIGGLLTLIAYKGIGPVVVAISNVLASGVEAIINAKMLPLANIFIEPAKVLFLNNAINHGILSPLAIDQASDAGKSILFLLETNPGPGLGILLAFWLFGKGTAKQTAPGAVIIHFLGGIHEIYFPYILMKPMLILAAIAGGVSGVFTFNLLDAGLVAAPSPGSIFALLAMTPKGGYFATLAGVIVAAAVSFAVASLILKTSKATDEDLTTAAAKMEEMKGKKSSVSSALTSQPAEVKAVDVNKIVFACDAGMGSSAMGAGILRNKVQKAGLDQTVINTAINNLPEDADVVITHKDLTDRAKAKLPNATHISVDNFLNSPKYDELINSLKK encoded by the coding sequence ATGAACGAATCTGTTAACAATAAACAAGATGTAAAAGTAAGGATACAAAAATTCGGAAGTTATTTAAGCGGTATGGTTATGCCAAATATCGGCGCCTTTATTGCGTGGGGGTTGATTACGGCATTATTCATCCCAACTGGATGGCTTCCGAATGAGGACCTGGCAAAGCTGGTTGGCCCAATGATCACATTCTTGCTGCCACTATTGATTGGTTTTACTGGCGGTAAGATGATTTACGATGTCCGAGGTGGGGTAGTCGGTGCGACTGCAACAATGGGTGTCATCGTAGGTACTGATATTCCAATGTTCCTTGGCGCAATGATCATGGGACCTATTGGCGGATGGGTAATCAAGAAGTTTGACCAGGCCATCCATGGAAAAGTAAAATCTGGTTTTGAAATGCTCGTCAATAACTTCTCAGCTGGTATTATTGGCGGTCTCTTGACTTTAATAGCATATAAGGGAATCGGTCCTGTTGTAGTAGCAATAAGCAATGTGCTTGCAAGTGGCGTTGAAGCCATTATCAATGCAAAAATGCTGCCATTGGCTAACATCTTTATCGAACCGGCAAAAGTATTATTCCTGAACAACGCAATCAATCACGGTATTTTAAGTCCATTGGCAATCGATCAAGCATCAGACGCTGGAAAATCAATTCTTTTCTTGCTTGAAACAAACCCAGGTCCTGGTTTGGGTATCCTGCTTGCTTTCTGGTTATTTGGAAAGGGAACAGCAAAGCAAACGGCACCTGGTGCGGTAATCATCCACTTCCTTGGCGGTATCCATGAAATTTACTTCCCGTACATCCTGATGAAGCCTATGCTGATCCTTGCAGCAATCGCAGGCGGCGTGAGCGGAGTGTTCACATTCAACCTGCTTGATGCCGGTCTTGTAGCAGCTCCATCACCAGGAAGTATCTTCGCGCTACTTGCGATGACACCAAAAGGCGGTTATTTCGCAACTCTTGCTGGTGTAATTGTAGCAGCAGCCGTTTCATTCGCGGTTGCATCACTGATCTTGAAAACAAGCAAGGCGACAGATGAAGATTTGACTACAGCTGCAGCTAAAATGGAAGAAATGAAAGGCAAGAAGAGCTCTGTTTCTTCTGCATTAACTAGTCAGCCTGCTGAAGTGAAAGCTGTTGATGTCAACAAGATCGTGTTTGCTTGTGATGCAGGGATGGGTTCAAGTGCGATGGGTGCTGGTATCCTAAGAAATAAAGTCCAAAAAGCAGGACTGGACCAAACAGTCATCAATACTGCGATCAATAATCTTCCAGAGGACGCAGACGTTGTTATTACACATAAAGATTTAACAGATCGTGCGAAAGCAAAGCTTCCAAATGCTACTCACATCTCGGTCGACAACTTCTTGAACAGTCCTAAGTATGATGAATTAATCAACTCACTGAAGAAGTAA
- a CDS encoding BglG family transcription antiterminator, whose product MYISARERQLLEILLTEKEEMTVKDLADKIGVSGRTVHRDLKNIEDILMEYELTLLKKSGVGVQISGSPEKIRQLELFLFNLFHTEYTPDERQTIILCELLETKGPVKLLGLANDLNVTIATVSADLSKLEDKLESFGLSLIRKRGYGVELEGDEAAKRRAMRNLISAYLDESEILSLARENIQKRSTQQTNTISERLLGLVERQKLLIVEKVVDSIIQELPFAMADSAYIGLVVHLALAIERIQKGEGIAINKAYMEDQQSSKEYKFAEKIVAQLEQVFQIEIPEAEVAYITMHLKGAKLRHDNEYLMEESSLQVALKAKHLIDQVEKVVGTDLSANRSLFEGLVMHLKPAMYRVKQGMGISNPLTGKVKKDYPELFSIVKQAAEQVFPEYHVPDEEVGYLVMHFGSAVLGRRELADFKTLVICSSGIGTSKMLVTRLQKEFPELKNVQNVSVMEFKKLKESDYQLVISTIPIPDYKDYIIVSPMLNKDEIEKIRSFINKYKIINSSDRSLPFSSQESLRTKNAKNFIEEMQTVQKYSETIAKLLMGFELVKIRERKTTDEILYQAVQELSRKQTVENIDLVADALKRREQLGGLGVPGTAMALFHARSPGVIQSSFTIYSLENPIITAGMDGSPMEVKFLLLMLSPEEPDEKTLEVLSHLSSLLIESEESTAIFESNDENQIASYLSTRFEQFFTEKIEHLRSV is encoded by the coding sequence ATGTATATTTCAGCGAGAGAAAGGCAGCTTTTAGAAATCTTGCTGACTGAAAAAGAAGAAATGACAGTGAAAGATCTCGCAGACAAGATTGGTGTAAGTGGAAGAACCGTTCATCGGGATTTGAAGAATATTGAAGATATCCTGATGGAATATGAGCTTACCCTGCTGAAAAAATCAGGGGTCGGCGTCCAAATCTCTGGTAGTCCGGAGAAAATACGTCAATTGGAGCTTTTCCTGTTTAATCTTTTTCACACAGAATACACTCCTGACGAACGACAGACGATCATCCTGTGTGAATTGCTGGAAACAAAAGGCCCAGTAAAGCTGCTCGGACTGGCAAATGATTTAAATGTCACGATTGCCACTGTCAGTGCAGATTTATCAAAATTAGAAGACAAGCTGGAATCCTTTGGTTTAAGCCTGATCAGAAAAAGAGGGTATGGAGTCGAGCTTGAGGGGGATGAAGCTGCCAAAAGGCGGGCTATGAGAAATCTGATTTCGGCCTATCTGGATGAATCCGAAATCCTTTCCCTTGCAAGAGAGAATATCCAAAAGCGGTCAACCCAGCAAACCAATACCATCTCAGAAAGGCTCTTGGGACTGGTAGAGAGGCAGAAGCTGCTGATTGTTGAAAAAGTAGTAGATTCCATCATACAGGAGCTGCCTTTTGCAATGGCCGACAGCGCTTATATCGGATTGGTTGTCCATCTTGCCCTCGCAATCGAAAGAATCCAAAAAGGCGAAGGAATTGCGATTAATAAAGCCTATATGGAGGATCAACAATCTTCGAAAGAATATAAATTCGCTGAAAAGATCGTTGCTCAATTGGAGCAGGTTTTTCAGATCGAAATTCCTGAGGCTGAGGTGGCATATATCACCATGCACCTGAAGGGCGCGAAACTGAGGCATGACAATGAGTATTTAATGGAAGAATCAAGTCTGCAGGTTGCGTTAAAAGCAAAGCATCTGATAGATCAAGTTGAAAAAGTGGTTGGCACAGACCTGTCGGCGAATCGCTCATTATTTGAAGGACTGGTCATGCATTTGAAGCCAGCGATGTATCGGGTCAAGCAGGGAATGGGAATCAGCAACCCTTTAACGGGTAAGGTTAAAAAAGATTACCCTGAACTGTTCTCAATTGTTAAACAGGCAGCGGAACAGGTATTCCCTGAATATCATGTACCAGATGAGGAGGTTGGCTATCTTGTCATGCATTTCGGCTCAGCAGTCCTGGGGCGAAGAGAGCTGGCGGACTTTAAAACACTGGTCATCTGTTCGAGCGGGATCGGTACTTCCAAAATGCTTGTCACCAGATTGCAAAAAGAGTTTCCGGAGCTGAAGAATGTCCAGAATGTCTCTGTCATGGAATTCAAAAAGTTGAAGGAATCTGATTACCAGCTTGTCATTTCAACGATTCCAATCCCTGATTACAAGGACTACATCATAGTCAGTCCAATGCTGAACAAAGATGAAATTGAAAAGATCCGTTCATTTATCAATAAATATAAAATCATAAACAGTTCCGATCGCAGTCTTCCTTTTTCGAGCCAAGAATCATTGAGGACGAAAAATGCGAAAAATTTCATAGAGGAAATGCAAACTGTTCAAAAATATAGTGAAACGATAGCTAAGCTTCTTATGGGTTTTGAACTGGTTAAAATAAGGGAACGGAAAACTACCGATGAAATCTTATATCAGGCTGTACAAGAGCTATCTCGAAAACAGACAGTAGAGAATATCGATCTTGTGGCAGATGCGTTAAAAAGAAGGGAACAATTAGGGGGCTTGGGTGTTCCAGGTACGGCCATGGCACTTTTCCATGCCCGTTCCCCGGGCGTCATTCAGTCGAGCTTCACCATTTATTCTCTGGAAAACCCCATCATCACTGCAGGAATGGATGGTTCCCCAATGGAAGTCAAGTTCCTGCTCTTGATGCTTTCTCCTGAGGAGCCTGATGAAAAAACGCTTGAGGTACTGAGCCATTTAAGTTCATTGCTGATTGAAAGTGAAGAAAGTACGGCTATTTTCGAATCAAATGATGAAAATCAAATTGCATCCTATCTATCAACCAGATTCGAGCAATTTTTTACCGAAAAAATAGAACATCTAAGGAGTGTATGA
- a CDS encoding PTS sugar transporter subunit IIA — MSSILTKENILLNKSLNTKEEAIKLTGSVLVDRGYVEPNYIEKMMEREELTSTYMGNFVAIPHGTEDSKQFVKESGISFIQVPEGVDFGGGNIVKLLIGIAGKNDEHLSILSNIAIVCSEEENIEKLISAKSPEEIIEIFEGVN; from the coding sequence ATGTCATCAATCTTAACGAAAGAAAACATCTTATTAAATAAGTCGTTAAACACAAAAGAAGAAGCAATCAAGCTGACTGGCAGTGTCCTGGTTGATAGAGGGTATGTTGAACCTAACTATATTGAAAAAATGATGGAAAGAGAAGAACTTACCTCAACTTATATGGGGAATTTCGTAGCGATTCCGCATGGCACGGAGGATTCAAAGCAATTTGTAAAAGAATCCGGCATTTCATTTATACAGGTGCCTGAAGGGGTCGATTTTGGAGGAGGAAATATTGTTAAGCTTCTAATTGGCATTGCCGGCAAAAACGATGAGCACCTAAGCATCTTATCCAATATTGCGATCGTTTGCTCTGAAGAAGAAAATATCGAAAAGCTTATTTCGGCAAAATCACCTGAAGAAATTATAGAGATTTTTGAAGGAGTAAACTAA
- a CDS encoding mannitol-1-phosphate 5-dehydrogenase, giving the protein MLAVHFGAGNIGRGFIGNLLYHSGYETVFVDVNAEIVNLLNEKNEYKVVLAEPGQQEDVIKNVRAINSAENPEKVVQAIAEADLVTTAIGPNIIPFIAGLVAEGLRKRAAQSDKPLNIIACENMIGGSSLLKEKVYEKLTEAEIAQFEGQFGFPDSAVDRIVPNQTNEDKLMVKVEPFYEWVVEETKIVGEKPEIQGITYVKDLVPYIERKLFTVNTGHALAAYFGYYYGEEFINKAMENPQIRELVEGALNESGEFLVKKYGFNAGDHAKYIQKILQRFSNSHIVDEVTRVGRSPIRKLGPNDRLVSPARQYSEVVGKEPVNLLKGVAAALLYDFQGDEEAIKVQTTIEENGVEKAIETFTGITAESPLFNTIIEQYKQLK; this is encoded by the coding sequence ATGCTGGCAGTACACTTTGGAGCTGGGAATATCGGGCGCGGTTTTATTGGGAATTTATTATATCACTCAGGCTATGAAACGGTTTTTGTAGACGTTAATGCTGAAATCGTTAATTTGCTTAATGAAAAGAATGAATATAAAGTGGTTCTCGCAGAGCCTGGCCAGCAAGAAGATGTCATTAAGAATGTCAGAGCCATAAACAGCGCGGAGAATCCGGAGAAAGTAGTCCAGGCAATTGCAGAAGCCGATCTTGTGACTACTGCAATCGGGCCGAATATTATTCCTTTTATCGCGGGATTGGTGGCAGAAGGCCTGCGCAAAAGAGCTGCACAGTCTGACAAGCCGCTGAACATCATCGCATGTGAGAATATGATTGGCGGAAGCTCCCTTTTAAAAGAGAAGGTTTATGAAAAGTTAACAGAAGCAGAAATTGCTCAGTTTGAAGGCCAGTTTGGATTCCCGGATTCAGCTGTAGACCGGATTGTACCGAACCAGACGAATGAAGATAAATTGATGGTGAAGGTAGAACCATTTTATGAATGGGTAGTAGAAGAAACAAAGATTGTTGGCGAAAAGCCGGAGATTCAGGGAATCACCTATGTTAAGGATTTGGTCCCTTATATTGAACGTAAATTGTTCACAGTTAATACGGGTCACGCACTGGCAGCCTATTTTGGTTACTATTACGGAGAAGAATTCATCAACAAGGCAATGGAAAATCCCCAAATTCGTGAGCTAGTTGAAGGTGCATTGAACGAAAGCGGCGAGTTTCTAGTTAAGAAGTACGGGTTCAATGCTGGAGATCATGCTAAATATATTCAAAAGATTCTTCAGCGCTTCTCTAATTCGCATATCGTCGATGAAGTGACACGGGTCGGCCGTTCCCCAATCAGGAAGCTCGGTCCAAATGACCGCCTTGTAAGCCCAGCAAGACAGTATTCCGAAGTAGTAGGAAAAGAACCTGTCAACCTCCTGAAAGGTGTTGCTGCAGCACTGCTATACGACTTCCAGGGTGATGAGGAAGCCATTAAGGTCCAGACAACAATCGAGGAAAATGGTGTAGAAAAAGCAATCGAAACATTCACAGGAATTACTGCAGAATCACCACTTTTCAACACGATTATCGAACAGTATAAACAATTGAAGTAA
- the fdhF gene encoding formate dehydrogenase subunit alpha, giving the protein MQAQPNQVETICGFCGTGCGLVVEVEDDKISKVKGYKENPSSHGETCVKGALGWGYIHSDRRLTQPLIRKNGELTPASWEEALTVIADKFSDIKEKHGPDAFGCFSSSRSTNELNYLVGKFMRTVIGTNNIDSCNRTUHAPSVTGLVTVFGTGAATGSYDELEDTDVILVWGSNTQECHPIIFNHMRRGIKNGTKMVVIDPRQIDQTKLAYKWLPVRVGTDIVLANAMGHVIIEEDLVHKEFIQKATEQFEKYKEEVKKYTPEFAEQVTGIPANDIREIARLYASADKATICWTLGITEHHNGTENVFALINLALLTGHIGKYGSGLNPLRGQNNVQGGGDMGALPNRLVGGWNYDDPKGRKLHEQVWGTPVPEKMGKHQTLMLEAMEKQEIKAVYVIGENPVQSDANGNQVEKIFKDLDFLVVQDILMTKTAMLADVVLPATGWAENDGTLVNSERRIQRVRPALKGPGVSRHDQDIIQDIANKMGAEWDYQSAEEIWEEIRKLAPNFAGVTYERIEKEGGLQWPCPDESHPGTTFLHSRLWSEDIGMKATFMPTHYQPPAEEPDEEFPLMLTTGRRLQFYNTGVQTRDYKKVKNAEEALEIHAEDAAKYGLQDGDQVKVSSRRGSLVTKVNISKKQPKGLVFMSFHFPDQASTNVLTNSATDPLAGTAEFKACAVKIERV; this is encoded by the coding sequence ATGCAAGCTCAACCAAATCAAGTAGAAACGATATGCGGTTTTTGCGGTACAGGATGCGGTCTTGTCGTCGAAGTAGAAGATGACAAGATTAGTAAAGTAAAAGGTTACAAGGAAAACCCATCGAGCCATGGGGAAACCTGTGTGAAAGGCGCTCTGGGATGGGGATATATCCATAGCGACCGGCGGTTAACACAGCCGCTCATCAGAAAAAATGGAGAGTTGACACCAGCCAGCTGGGAAGAAGCATTGACCGTGATTGCGGATAAATTTTCGGATATTAAAGAAAAACATGGTCCAGATGCCTTTGGCTGTTTTAGCTCTTCCAGATCAACGAATGAGTTAAATTATCTCGTTGGCAAATTTATGAGGACGGTCATCGGCACCAATAATATCGACAGCTGCAACCGAACCTGACACGCTCCAAGTGTCACCGGTCTGGTGACTGTATTTGGTACGGGCGCTGCCACGGGGTCTTATGATGAACTTGAGGATACCGACGTGATTCTTGTATGGGGAAGCAATACCCAGGAATGCCACCCAATTATTTTTAACCATATGCGTCGGGGGATAAAAAATGGGACAAAAATGGTCGTCATTGACCCCCGTCAAATTGACCAGACGAAACTGGCCTACAAGTGGCTGCCGGTTCGGGTCGGAACCGATATTGTTTTGGCGAATGCGATGGGGCATGTCATCATCGAAGAGGACTTGGTTCATAAAGAGTTTATTCAAAAAGCAACAGAACAGTTTGAGAAGTATAAGGAAGAAGTCAAGAAATACACCCCGGAATTTGCGGAGCAAGTCACCGGCATTCCGGCGAACGATATCCGGGAAATCGCCAGGCTTTATGCAAGTGCCGATAAAGCAACGATCTGCTGGACATTAGGGATTACAGAACATCATAACGGAACCGAAAATGTCTTTGCTTTAATCAATTTAGCACTACTAACCGGTCATATTGGGAAGTATGGGTCTGGACTAAATCCGTTGCGGGGACAAAATAATGTCCAGGGCGGCGGAGATATGGGTGCCCTGCCGAACAGACTTGTCGGCGGCTGGAATTACGACGACCCCAAAGGGAGAAAACTGCATGAACAAGTATGGGGAACTCCAGTTCCTGAAAAGATGGGAAAGCATCAAACTTTAATGCTCGAGGCAATGGAGAAACAAGAAATAAAGGCAGTCTATGTAATTGGCGAAAATCCGGTTCAATCAGATGCCAATGGAAATCAGGTTGAAAAGATTTTTAAAGACCTTGATTTCCTCGTTGTCCAAGACATTTTAATGACAAAAACGGCGATGCTTGCGGATGTGGTCCTCCCAGCAACAGGCTGGGCTGAAAATGACGGGACACTGGTAAACTCTGAACGCCGGATTCAACGCGTTCGGCCGGCTCTAAAAGGACCTGGTGTATCCCGACATGATCAAGACATTATCCAGGATATCGCCAACAAAATGGGAGCAGAATGGGATTATCAATCAGCGGAAGAAATTTGGGAGGAAATCCGCAAGCTTGCTCCTAATTTTGCCGGTGTAACATATGAACGGATTGAGAAAGAAGGCGGCCTTCAATGGCCTTGTCCTGATGAGAGTCATCCCGGGACCACCTTTCTCCACAGCCGTCTCTGGTCAGAAGATATAGGAATGAAGGCAACATTCATGCCAACCCACTACCAGCCTCCTGCCGAGGAGCCGGATGAAGAGTTTCCTTTGATGCTGACGACCGGGCGCAGACTGCAATTTTATAATACAGGTGTGCAAACAAGAGATTATAAAAAAGTAAAAAACGCCGAAGAAGCATTGGAGATTCACGCCGAGGATGCAGCGAAATATGGATTGCAAGACGGGGATCAAGTAAAAGTAAGCTCAAGAAGAGGAAGTCTCGTTACCAAAGTCAACATCAGTAAAAAACAGCCAAAGGGCTTAGTCTTCATGTCCTTTCACTTCCCCGACCAGGCAAGTACGAATGTGTTAACGAATTCAGCCACTGACCCCCTTGCTGGGACCGCTGAGTTTAAGGCATGTGCGGTGAAGATTGAGCGGGTTTAG
- the fdhD gene encoding formate dehydrogenase accessory sulfurtransferase FdhD: MKKTRTKRTITRYENGNIEKAEDDIATEEPFTIKLNEKEFATLVCTPEYIEDMVIGFLASEGVIRKFADIEDLWIQEKEGFIHVKTNYTNPFFEKFHSKRYITSCCGKSRQGFVFFNDARLSHHFKQVNVLLTYKDCFILMEEMQKSSAVFKQTGGVHNAALCTKDGVLLSRLDIGRHNALDKIYGYCLRHQISLKDKVIVFSGRISSEIITKVAKIGCEVVLSKSAPTELALELAEELGMTAVGFIRNNALNVYTRPDRIVEEIEI; encoded by the coding sequence GTGAAGAAGACGAGAACGAAACGAACCATTACCCGTTATGAGAATGGAAACATTGAAAAAGCAGAGGACGATATTGCGACCGAAGAGCCGTTTACAATTAAGTTGAATGAAAAAGAGTTTGCTACTTTAGTCTGTACACCGGAATACATTGAGGATATGGTCATCGGATTTTTGGCTTCAGAAGGCGTCATCAGAAAATTTGCCGACATTGAGGATTTATGGATACAGGAAAAAGAAGGTTTTATCCATGTAAAAACAAACTATACCAATCCTTTTTTTGAAAAGTTTCACTCGAAACGGTATATCACCTCTTGCTGCGGAAAAAGCAGACAGGGATTTGTCTTCTTTAATGATGCGAGATTGTCCCACCATTTCAAACAGGTGAATGTCCTATTAACCTACAAAGATTGTTTTATATTAATGGAAGAGATGCAAAAAAGTTCCGCTGTTTTTAAACAAACAGGCGGGGTCCACAATGCGGCACTGTGTACGAAAGACGGTGTATTGCTGTCCCGTCTCGATATAGGACGCCATAACGCCCTGGACAAAATATACGGCTACTGTCTGCGTCATCAAATTTCATTAAAAGATAAAGTCATCGTGTTTAGCGGCCGGATATCTTCTGAAATCATCACTAAGGTCGCAAAAATCGGCTGTGAGGTGGTCTTGTCGAAATCAGCACCGACAGAACTGGCACTTGAACTTGCAGAAGAACTGGGAATGACTGCGGTTGGCTTTATCCGCAATAATGCATTGAATGTTTATACAAGGCCAGATCGAATCGTCGAAGAAATAGAAATTTAA
- a CDS encoding L-lactate MFS transporter, whose product MAETKKNRWLIAAAAVGIHISIGSVYAWSNFTNPLKNLFGWSDSEVALTFSIAILFLGLSAAFLGHFVEKHGPRKAGLLAATFFGIGIAGSGLAVLLGSKILLYLFYGVLGGIGLGVGYIAPVSTLVKWFPDRRGLATGLAIMGFGFAAAVSSPIMNSLIESVGVANTFFILGSAYFVLMAASSLYLEKPPEGWMPEGFKQKVESGAAKPRMDLSQLTANEAVKTTRFWYLWLMLFINVTCGIAILAVAKPLAMESIGIGTAAAAALVGAIGLFNGFGRIGWASVSDYIGRPNTYTTFFILQIGLFFMLPQTSNALLFQVMLAIIYTCYGGGFASIPAYIGDLFGTKQLGAIHGYILTAWAAAGLVGPMFAAYIKDTTGSYAGSLSVFGGLFVVAFIISLLIRVDMAKLRKQSESEITA is encoded by the coding sequence ATGGCTGAAACGAAGAAGAATCGTTGGTTGATTGCTGCTGCCGCTGTTGGAATTCATATTTCTATTGGTTCTGTTTATGCTTGGAGTAACTTTACGAACCCGTTAAAAAATTTGTTTGGCTGGTCCGATTCTGAAGTGGCTCTTACCTTTAGTATCGCGATTTTGTTTTTGGGTCTTTCTGCTGCGTTTTTAGGTCATTTTGTGGAAAAGCACGGCCCCAGAAAGGCTGGATTGCTTGCGGCGACCTTTTTTGGTATTGGAATTGCCGGTTCTGGTCTTGCCGTCTTGTTAGGTTCTAAAATTCTCCTTTATCTATTTTACGGGGTTTTAGGAGGGATTGGTCTTGGTGTTGGTTATATTGCACCGGTCTCTACGCTCGTAAAATGGTTCCCTGACCGACGTGGGCTGGCCACAGGTCTTGCGATTATGGGATTTGGCTTTGCTGCAGCTGTTTCCAGCCCAATCATGAACAGTTTGATTGAAAGTGTAGGAGTCGCAAACACGTTTTTCATTCTTGGAAGCGCTTACTTTGTTTTAATGGCGGCATCTTCTTTATATTTGGAAAAGCCGCCCGAAGGATGGATGCCGGAGGGCTTTAAGCAAAAAGTAGAGTCGGGTGCTGCGAAGCCGAGAATGGACCTTTCACAGCTGACAGCGAACGAAGCCGTAAAAACAACCCGTTTCTGGTATTTATGGCTGATGCTGTTCATCAATGTCACATGCGGAATTGCGATTTTGGCGGTGGCCAAACCACTCGCGATGGAGTCGATTGGAATTGGGACAGCGGCCGCTGCAGCACTTGTTGGGGCAATCGGACTCTTTAATGGTTTTGGCCGGATTGGCTGGGCATCAGTTTCCGATTATATTGGCCGTCCGAATACGTATACGACTTTCTTCATCCTGCAAATCGGATTGTTTTTCATGCTTCCGCAAACTTCCAATGCCCTTCTTTTCCAGGTGATGCTTGCCATCATTTATACATGCTACGGTGGAGGGTTTGCCTCTATTCCTGCCTATATTGGCGATTTATTTGGCACAAAACAGCTCGGTGCCATCCATGGTTACATCCTGACGGCATGGGCAGCAGCAGGTCTGGTGGGACCAATGTTTGCAGCCTATATAAAAGATACAACCGGATCGTATGCAGGCAGTTTATCGGTGTTTGGCGGATTATTTGTCGTCGCCTTCATTATTTCCCTGTTAATCCGGGTGGACATGGCTAAGCTTCGAAAACAAAGTGAATCGGAAATAACAGCCTAG
- a CDS encoding GNAT family N-acetyltransferase, translated as MEKNKQVFIRPLNEQDIEASLDMQRRNREFFEKYSMTRSDDFYTKQAQAKRIRQQKEDRSNDAGYSFGIFKKKGDELIGAISLFQILRDDLQSAFIGYFLDKDHNGKGYATEAVELIVDFAFCELKLHRIEAGVMPHNLASIRVLEKAGFHKEGIARKNVKINGKWEDHQVLAIINSGDLD; from the coding sequence ATGGAAAAAAACAAGCAGGTTTTCATACGGCCGTTAAATGAGCAGGATATTGAAGCAAGCCTTGATATGCAGCGTAGGAACAGAGAGTTTTTCGAAAAATATAGCATGACGCGAAGTGACGACTTTTACACTAAGCAAGCTCAGGCTAAACGGATCAGGCAGCAGAAAGAAGACCGGAGCAACGATGCGGGTTACAGCTTCGGCATATTTAAGAAAAAAGGAGATGAATTAATTGGTGCGATCAGTCTTTTCCAAATCTTAAGGGATGACCTTCAAAGTGCGTTTATCGGGTATTTTCTAGATAAAGATCATAATGGCAAAGGCTATGCGACTGAAGCAGTTGAGCTGATCGTAGACTTTGCTTTCTGTGAACTGAAGCTCCACCGAATCGAAGCAGGTGTCATGCCCCATAATCTTGCCTCAATTCGGGTATTAGAGAAGGCAGGATTCCATAAAGAAGGAATCGCCAGAAAGAACGTAAAAATCAATGGAAAATGGGAGGACCACCAGGTATTGGCGATTATTAATTCAGGTGATTTGGACTAG